GTAAAATGAAAGTCATAAGAAGCAACAAGCAACCAAAACAAGAAGCCATCCCTCCGCTTAACTTTAGGGTATCGAGAATGTTGTTGTGTTCGATAGCCTTACGGTCGAGCATGTTGACTGCTGAGATGGACGAATCGCTGTTGTTGAAGCGGCCATTTGTCCCCATCTTCTCGTCGTTTTCCATCGGGTTAGTAACGAGTGCCGAATGACGAGGCAGCAGGAAACCCAAGAGGAGACATGTCAAGCCCAGCAAGATAATCAATGTTCCAACACCGAATGACCAGGCAAAGCATCGACGGTGTACGTGCCAACATTCGACTTCGCTTTTATTTTGTCCAGCTCTGGCGAGGAGAGAGTAATCGTCGTCGTTCTACATTTGCGTCAATACGTAATG
This window of the Daphnia pulex isolate KAP4 chromosome 5, ASM2113471v1 genome carries:
- the LOC124194580 gene encoding uncharacterized protein LOC124194580 is translated as MECLSEIKLKTEKDTAEKTNLQSTGSEDNPKKSIDFTKAGSYKTGKQRIIEVNSPEFAPLKHYLSTLYGFTDSDPPGSKILCIIEPNDDDYSLLARAGQNKSEVECWHVHRRCFAWSFGVGTLIILLGLTCLLLGFLLPRHSALVTNPMENDEKMGTNGRFNNSDSSISAVNMLDRKAIEHNNILDTLKLSGGMASCFGCLLLLMTFILPPESHPPKMSDEEQPPTNINQLNEALRNCGF